The Paenibacillus sp. BIC5C1 DNA segment CCGTTAACGGAGAGCGGGGGAACCAATAGGGCTTAAACATCGGTGATTGCAGCCGATGCGCAACATGCGCTGACCCAAAAGCAGCGTATGAATCTGCGAAGCCGTATTTGATTTCTTCTTTGGGTCTCGGGGTGAATTCAAGGGCGTCCGCCATGAGCGGATGACCGGAGATAGGGCGGCTCTCTTTCGCCCGAACCCGACAGCTAACCTCGCAAGCGGAAAAAGAGAGGCAACCTCGTGCATGAATTTCCGATATTCAGAATCATTCGGAAGCCACGAAAGAGTTCCTCTTAAACTCTTTCTTTGGCTTTTTTGTTTTTGAATAAAAGAAATACTGTCATCATACGGTAAGTATTCAGGAGGATGACATCATGTTGCGAAGATTGATTCATGGTGCAGAACCGGATTATGTTGGTCCGATCTGTGTTCTGTAGAAAATTTGGTATAGTCGCGTCAAAGACATCATGCATTACTTTAGACGGCGAGGCTATGAAGGAGGACGGAGAAGTGGGCACATTCCAACCAGAAGAGACCCATGAGTCACGATCATCCAGTAAGTCTTTCGCGTTGCGGTGGAAGCATGAGAACATGCGTCAAATGGCATTGATCGCGATTTTCTCAATTGCGCTTACAATCATGATCTTGTTAGTCGTTTACGGTCAGGCCGGGAAACAAATTTCACTGGTTATTGATGGCAAAGCTCAAGTGGTAGAGACTCGTACAGGAATGCTTCAGGAAATGCTGGAGGAGCAGTCAATCACAGTCAGCCCTCACGATCAGGTATCCATGCCTTTGAATGGGGCGATCACAGATGGAGACCGCATCGTTATTGAGCGGGCCGTTCCAGTTAATATTACGGCAGACGGAGACACCAAGACTCTGTATACAACCGATTCATCGGTAAAAGATGCGATTAAAAAATCAGGTATTCAGATTGCAAGTGAAGACAAAGTTTATCCGGCGCTTGGAACCACTATTGAAGCGGATATGAAAATTCGTGTTGTGCGGGTAACAAAGCGTACGGTGGAAGTGGAACAGCCGATTGCTTATAAAGTGATCAAGACGGCTGACCCTAGCCTGTACAAAGGTGACAATCGTGTCATTGTGAGCGGTAAAGAAGGCACGCTTGTACAACATATTGAAAAGGTGTTCCAGGATGGAGAATTGGTCTCCAAAAAAATGGTGGGTAAATCGGTCGCAACGAATCGCGTTGATAAAGTGATTGCCGTTGGTACCAAAGCCAAACCTGTTGTGAAAGAGCCAGTGATTCAGACGGTATCGGCGCAGACTTCCACGACAAAAACAGCAACAACTACGAACTCGAAGAAAACCGCTGCCTCGGGCAGTAAAGTAATTACCGTTTCAGGCAGTTCTTTTAAATATTCTAAAGTATTAAAAAATGTATCCATGACGGCATACTCTTCTGAAGAGCCCGGTATCGGCACAAAAACGGCATCAGGTACTCGGGTAACCGAGGGACGTACCATTGCAGTGGATCCCAAAGTCATTCCAATTGGCTGGTGGGTGTATATCGAGGGCCTTGGCTTCCGTCGTGCGGAAGACACAGGTGGTGCCATTAAAGGCAACAAAATTGATGTGTATTATGATAGTGTGAAGCATGCCCTGAACTTCGGACGGAAGAAAGGCAAGACGGTATATGTGATTGGTCCGGTGAAGCCGGAAGCGAACTAAAATCGTTTTACTTTGAAATGGGAATGCTATAAAA contains these protein-coding regions:
- a CDS encoding 3D domain-containing protein encodes the protein MGTFQPEETHESRSSSKSFALRWKHENMRQMALIAIFSIALTIMILLVVYGQAGKQISLVIDGKAQVVETRTGMLQEMLEEQSITVSPHDQVSMPLNGAITDGDRIVIERAVPVNITADGDTKTLYTTDSSVKDAIKKSGIQIASEDKVYPALGTTIEADMKIRVVRVTKRTVEVEQPIAYKVIKTADPSLYKGDNRVIVSGKEGTLVQHIEKVFQDGELVSKKMVGKSVATNRVDKVIAVGTKAKPVVKEPVIQTVSAQTSTTKTATTTNSKKTAASGSKVITVSGSSFKYSKVLKNVSMTAYSSEEPGIGTKTASGTRVTEGRTIAVDPKVIPIGWWVYIEGLGFRRAEDTGGAIKGNKIDVYYDSVKHALNFGRKKGKTVYVIGPVKPEAN